From Brienomyrus brachyistius isolate T26 chromosome 21, BBRACH_0.4, whole genome shotgun sequence, the proteins below share one genomic window:
- the zswim5 gene encoding zinc finger SWIM domain-containing protein 5 has product MAEGRGEIPPQPPRRSSPAPASKRPCLRPAPRGPGPGPGPGFPNCRLRCPESLLDCAAKAVAEKWAFERVEERFERIPEPVQRRIVYWSFPRSEREICMYSSFQCRGASEDGPVTGTSVPAGSGAAPGGVSAAAGAAGEGLPFRRGIRLLETGCVENVLQVGFHLSGTVTEPASQAEPETTHKVAISFDRCKITSVTCGCGNRDIFYCAHVVALSLYRIRKPDQVKLRLPISETLFQMNRDQLQKFVQYLITAHHTEVLPTAQKLADEILSSNSEINQVHGAPDPTAGASIDDDNCWHLDEEQVREQVKQFLSQGGYYGSGKQLNSMFAKVREMLRMRDSNGARMLTLITEQFMADPRLSLWRQQGTGMTDKCRQLWDELGALWVCIVLNPHCKSEEKSGWLKQLKKWSDMDVCPLEDGNYGSELPNITNALPQSGLNQDSLARPRRTVFTRAVEACQLHWQDSHLQRIISSDFYMSPSYQREGESLLFNLQGLPLWLDHVPTACARVDALRSHGYPREALRLAVAIINTLRLQQQRQLDIYKHQKKELLQRGVTTTTNLEGWVGHPLDPIGCLFGTLTETCRVEDDSTMDTGDAEPKPPLYHHVPVWGCPDGSESYLALALEVALMGMGQQRVMPEGLYAQDKVCRNEEQIVARLQEMELDELLVQTLRKQALLLLEGGPFSGLGEVIHRESVPMHTFAKYLFSALLPYDTDLAYKIALRAMRLPVLESTAPAGDVGHPHHGISIVPSRYPRWFTLGHLESQQCELASTMLTAAKGDMLRLRTVLEAIQKHIHSSSLIFKLAQDAFKIATPAESPPDITLLNVALELGLQVMRMTLSTLNWRRREMVRWLVTCATEVGLRALVSILQGWYTLFTPTEATSIVAATVMSHNTILRLSLDYPQREELGSCARTLALQCAMKDPQNCALSALTLCEKDHIAFETAYQIVIDAASTGMSYSQLFTIARYMEHRGYPLRAFKLASLAMTHLNLAYNQDTHPAINDVLWACVLSHSLGKNELAAIIPLVVKSVHCATVLSDILRRCTMTAPGLAGIPGRRNSGKLMCTDKAPLRQLLDATISAYINTTHSRLTHISPRHYGEFIEFLSKARETFLLAQDGHIQFAQFIDNLKQIYKGKKKLMMLVRERFG; this is encoded by the exons ATGGCGGAGGGACGCGGAGAGATACCGCCTCAGCCGCCGCGCCGCTCGTCGCCGGCCCCAGCCAGCAAGCGGCCGTGTCTGCGCCCGGCCCCGCGTGGCCCGGGACCAGGGCCGGGGCCCGGCTTTCCGAACTGCCGGCTCCGGTGCCCGGAGTCGCTGTTGGACTGCGCCGCCAAGGCCGTAGCGGAGAAGTGGGCCTTCGAGCGGGTAGAGGAGCGCTTCGAGCGGATCCCGGAGCCCGTGCAGCGCCGCATCGTCTACTGGTCCTTCCCCCGGAGCGAGCGGGAGATCTGCATGTACTCGTCGTTTCAGTGCCGCGGAGCCAGCGAGGACGGCCCGGTGACGGGCACCAGCGTTCCGGCTGGGTCTGGGGCCGCCCCCGGCGGGGTGTCCGCGGCGGCCGGAGCCGCCGGGGAGGGACTGCCTTTCCGCAGGGGGATCCGGCTTCTGGAGACGGGATGTGTGGAAAACGTCTTACAAGTGG GGTTCCACCTCAGCGGGACGGTAACAGAGCCGGCATCCCAGGCGGAGCCCGAGACCACACACAAGGTGGCCATCAGCTTCGACCGCTGCAAGATCACCTCCGTTACCTGCGGCTGTGGCAACCGCGACATTTTCTATTGCGCTCACGTGGTGGCGCTCTCCCTGTATCGGATCCGCAAGCCCGACCAGGTCAAACTGCGTCTGCCCATTTCCGAGACGCTCTTCCAGATGAACCGTGACCAGCTGCAGAAGTTTGTTCAGTATCTGATCACCGCACACCACACGGAGGTCCTCCCTACGGCCCAGAAGCTGGCCGACGAGATCCTGTCCTCTAACTCGGAAATCAACCAAGTCCACG GGGCCCCGGACCCCACTGCAGGGGCCAGTATCGATGATGACAACTGCTGGCACCTGGATGAGGAGCAGGTCAGGGAGCAGGTCAAGCAGTTCCTGTCACAGGGCGGCTATTACGGCTCAGGCAAGCAGCTCAACTCCATGTTTGCCAAG GTGCGGGAGATGCTGCGCATGCGGGACTCCAATGGGGCACGGATGCTGACGCTCATCACGGAGCAGTTCATGGCCGACCCACGCCTCTCTTTGTGGAGACAGCAAGGCACGGGCATGACCGACAAGTGCCGGCAGCTCTGGGACGAGCTgg GTGCCTTGTGGGTCTGCATTGTTCTGAACCCCCACTGCAAGAGTGAGGAGAAGAGTGGCTGGCTGAAACAGCTGAAGAAGTGGAGTGACATGGATGTgtgtcccctggaggatgggaatTACGGCAGCGAGTTGCCTAACATCACCAACGCCCTTCCACAGAGCGGTCTGAACCAGG ACTCTCTGGCGCGGCCCCGGAGGACAGTGTTCACGCGTGCAGTGGAGGCATGCCAGCTGCACTGGCAGGACAGCCACCTGCAAAGGATCATCAGCAGCGACTTCTACATGTCCCCGTCATACCAGCGTGAGGGCGAGAGCCTGCTCTTCAACCTGCAGGGCCTGCCACTCTGGCTGG ACCACGTGCCCACAGCATGCGCCAGGGTGGATGCCCTGCGTTCCCATGGCTACCCGCGTGAGGCCCTACGCCTGGCCGTGGCCATCATCAACACGCTGCGGCTACAGCAGCAGCGCCAACTTGACATATATAAGCACCAGAAGAAAG AGCTGCTCCAGAGGGGCGTAACCACCACCACCAATCTGGAGGGTTGGGTGGGCCACCCCCTGGACCCCATTGGCTGCCTTTTTGGCACCCTGACTGAGACTTGTCGCGTAGAGGACGACAGCACCATGGATACTGGCG ATGCTGAGCCCAAGCCCCCCCTGTACCACCACGTACCAGTGTGGGGCTGCCCCGACGGCAGTGAGTCATACCTGGCACTCGCCCTGGAGGTGGCGCTCATGGGTATGGGGCAGCAGCGCGTCATGCCAGAGGGGCTGTATGCGCAGGACAAGGTGTGTCGCAACGAGGAGCAGATTGTGGCCCGGCTGCAAGAGATGGAGCTGGATGAGCTGTTGGTGCAGACGCTGCGCAAGCAGGCCCTGCTTCTCCTGGAAG GGGGGCCCTTCAGCGGCCTGGgtgaggtcatccacagggagaGTGTCCCAATGCACACCTTTGCCAAGTATCTGTTTTCTGCTCTGCTGCCGTACGACACTGACCTGGCCTACAAGATAGCCCTGCGTGCGATGCG gctcccTGTCCTGGAGTCCACAGCCCCCGCAGGCGATGTGGGCCACCCCCACCACGGCATCTCCATCGTTCCCAGCCGCTACCCACGCTGGTTCACACTGGGCCACTTGGAGTCACAGCAGTGCGAGCTGGCCTCCACCATGCTGACTGCCGCCAAAG gggacatgctgaggctgcggACCGTTTTGGAAGCCATCCAGAAGCACATCCACTCCTCCTCCCTCATCTTCAAGCTAGCTCAGGATGCCTTCAAGATTGCCACCCCTGCCGAGAGCCCCCCAGACATCACACTGCTCAATGTGGCCCTGGAGCTGGGCTTGCAG GTGATGAGGATGACCCTTTCCACTCTAAACTGGAGGCGCAGGGAGATGGTTCGCTGGCTAGTCACATGCGCCACAGAAGTCG GTCTGCGTGCCCTAGTCAGCATCCTGCAGGGCTGGTACACGTTGTTCACACCCACCGAGGCCACCAGCATCGTGGCGGCCACTGTCATGTCCCACAACACCATCCTGCGACTCAGCCTGGACTACCCTCAGCGTGAGGAACTGGGCAGCTGTGCGCGGACGCTGGCCCTGCAGTGCGCCATGAAGGACCCGCAGAACTGTGCGCTGTCCGCCCTCACGCTCTGTGAGAAGGACCACATCGCCTTCGAGACCGCCTACCAGATCGTCATCGACGCAGCGTCCACAGGCATGAGCTACTCGCAGCTGTTCACCATTGCCCGCTACATGGAACACCGCGGATACCCGCTGCGCGCCTTCAAGCTGGCCTCGCTGGCCATGACGCACCTCAACCTGGCCTACAACCAGGACACACACCCAGCCATCAACGACGTGCTCTGGGCCTGTGTGCTCAGCCACTCGCTGGGCAAGAACGAGCTGGCCGCTATcatccccctggtggtgaagagTGTGCACTGTGCCACCGTGCTCTCAGACATCCTGCGGCGTTGCACCATGACGGCACCGGGCCTGGCTGGCATCCCGGGGCGCAGGAACTCCGGCAAGCTGATGTGCACTGACAAAGCGCCACTGCGGCAGCTGCTGGATGCTACTATCAGCGCCTACATCAACACCACGCACTCAAGGCTGACTCACATCAGCCCGCGGCACTACGGCGAGTTCATCGAGTTTCTGAGCAAGGCCCGCGAGACCTTCCTGCTGGCCCAAGACGGACACATCCAGTTTGCCCAGTTCATTGACAACCTCAAGCAGATCTACAAAGGCAAGAAGAAACTGATGATGCTGGTGCGCGAGCGCTTCGGCTGA